A stretch of the Camelina sativa cultivar DH55 unplaced genomic scaffold, Cs unpScaffold00427, whole genome shotgun sequence genome encodes the following:
- the LOC104773023 gene encoding uncharacterized protein LOC104773023 yields MEQGHGEVKKRVAFVLIDGLGDVSIPKLGYKTPLQAANIPNLDAIASAGINGLMDPVEVGLGCGSDTAHLSLMGYDPRVYYRGRGAFESMGAGLAMSPGDIAFKSNFATLDETSGIVVSRRADRHFEEEGPILCAALDGMKLPSFPEYEVRVRYATEHRCGVVVKGPRLSGNISGTDPLKDNRLLLQAKPLDESEEANHTAKVVNELSREISRILVSHPINSERAAQGKNIANLVLLRGCGIRIEVPPFQEKHGLWPCMVAPTKIIAGLGMSLGIDILEAPGATGDYRTLLTSKATAIANALSAPMNPCPNVFVPGEDVHKPGRSDGYDFGFLHIKAIDDAGHDKATMFKVRGLEAVDKAIRQLAKLLWQAESCTNYQYFLCVTGDHSTPVEYGDHSFEPVPFTMCRLRDFVNAVGGESVLLETSLDPFPLPTVVESGEVVTGKEEDSGSREALPAIGGDSVAELNETAAARGCLGRFHGGEMMGVITKFLKLEV; encoded by the exons ATGGAACAAGGTCACGGAGAAGTGAAAAAGAGAGTAGCTTTTGTCCTAATCGATGGTTTAGGAGATGTATCAATACCAAAATTAGGTTACAAAACTCCATTACAGGCAGCAAATATACCTAATCTAGATGCAATTGCATCAGCTGGGATCAATGGTTTGATGGATCCAGTTGAAGTTGGATTAGGATGTGGTAGTGACACAGCTCATCTCTCTCTCATGGGTTATGACCCAAGGGTTTATTACAGAGGTCGTGGTGCGTTTGAGTCTATGGGTGCTGGATTAGCAATGTCACCAGGTGATATAGCTTTCAAG TCTAATTTTGCAACTTTGGATGAGACATCTGGGATTGTTGTTAGTAGGAGAGCTGATCGACATTTCGAAGAAGAAGGTCCTATACTTTGTGCAGCTCTTGATGGCATGAAACTTCCATCTTTCCCTGAGTATGAAGTGAGAGTCAG ATATGCAACGGAACATAGATGTGGTGTGGTTGTAAAAGGGCCAAGACTTAGTGGGAATATATCTGGAACAGACCCACTGAAAGATAACCGTTTGCTTCTTCAGGCTAAACCTTTGGATGAATCAGAAGAAGCCAATCACACTGCTAAAGTAGTTAACGAGTTATCCAGGGAGATATCACGCATTCTTGTTTCCCACCCGATTAATTCAGAGAGAGCTGCACAAGGCAAGAATATTGCCAATCTCGTCCTTTTACGAGGCTGTGGTATTCGAATCGAG gtACCTCCTTTCCAAGAGAAGCACGGCTTGTGGCCGTGTATGGTAGCACCAACAAAGATTATAGCAGGACTTGGTATGTCTCTTGGTATTGATATTCTAGAAGCTCCAGGAGCCACTGGAGATTACCGGACGCTTCTGACATCGAAAGCAACTGCTATAGCCAATGCGCTCTCAGCTCCAATGAATCCCTGCCCTAATGTCTTTGTACCGGGAGAGGACGTGCACAAACCAGGAAGGTCAGATGGTTATGATTTCGGGTTCCTTCACATAAAG GCTATAGACGATGCTGGCCACGACAAGGCGACAATGTTCAAAGTTCGAGGTTTAGAAGCTGTGGATAAGGCGATACGTCAGCTTGCTAAGCTTCTATGGCAAGCTGAGTCTTGTACAAATTACCAGTATTTCTTATGTGTCACTGGTGATCATTCTACTCCTGTTGAGTATGGAGACCACAGCTTTGAGCCTGTCCCATTCACAATGTGCCGATTAAGAGACTTTGTGAACGCAGTTGGAGGAGAATCAGTTCTATTAGAGACGTCTTTGGACCCTTTTCCACTTCCAACGGTTGTGGAATCAGGTGAAGTTGTCAccggaaaagaagaagacagtgGGAGTAGGGAAGCTCTTCCAGCAATTGGTGGAGATTCAGTTGCAGAGCTGAATGAGACTGCAGCTGCAAGAGGATGTCTTGGCCGTTTCCATGGCGGTGAAATGATGGGAGTCATCACTAAGTTTCTTAAACTAGAGGTATGA
- the LOC109131526 gene encoding uncharacterized protein LOC109131526, translating to MSSSSYFRSWMDGPMLDPESNLLNDEYARGVGEFMELACQQPIVLQTRKLKCPCSICRNSHNIRIDLVWGHLYSNGFMPGYKIWFLHGERPEYISSSEPYIVDSVEEPRTEVDYGVGIVEMVNDAYRENMQSMGQNVDRLEEPNAEACKFFSMLDAAKQPLYECCREGHSALSSASRLMTIKTDYNLAEECVDAITDFVKDILPEDNHFPGTYYEIQKLVAGLGLPYQMIDVCEDNCMIYWREDEDRTRCRFCQKPRYQETSGRVPVPYKRMWYLPITERLKRLYQSERTAGPMRWHAEHRSNGEITHPSDAEAWRHFQSVYPDFAYEPRNVYLGLSTDGFNPFGKHGRQYSLWPVIVTHYNLPPSLCMRREFLFLLILVPGPDHPKRSLDVFLQPLIYELKMLWDHGATAYDVSTKQNFQMRAALMWTISDFPAYGMLSGWSTHGSSSPLSAFEDIVLEE from the exons atgtcttcttcttcttattttcgaTCTTGGATGGACGGACCGATGCTCGATCCAGAATCAAATTTATTGAATGATGAGTATGCTCGTGGTGTAGGCGAGTTTATGGAGTTGGCATGCCAACAACCGATCGTTCTTCAAACACGTAAGTTGAAATGTCCATGTTCGATTTGCCGGAATTCTCACAATATTAGGATTGATTTAGTATGGGGTCATCTTTATTCGAATGGTTTTATGCCGGGTTACAAAATTTGGTTTCTCCATGGTGAAAGACCAGAGTATATTAGTTCTAGCGAACCATATATTGTTGATAGCGTAGAGGAACCTAGAACAGAAGTAGATTATGGTGTGGGTATTGTtgagatggtgaatgatgcatataGGGAAAATATGCAATCGATGGGTCAAAATGTTGATAGGTTAGAGGAACCTAATGCAGAGGCATGcaagtttttttctatgttgGACGCAGCTAAGCAGCCGTTATATGAATGTTGTAGGGAAGGTCATTCGGCTTTATCATCTGCAAGCAGATTGATGACCATAAAGACGGACTACAATTTGGCTGAGGAATGTGTGGATGCGATAACAGATTTTGTGAAAGACATTTTGCCTGAAGATAATCATTTTCCAGGTACATATTACGAGATTCAGAAATTGGTCGCCGGTCTTGGTTTGCCGTATCAAATGATAgatgtatgcgaagataatTGCATGATCTAttggagagaagacgaagatagGACAAGGTGTCGATTTTGTCAAAAACCAAGATATCAGGAAACAAGCGGTAGGGTTCCAGTTCCATATAAGCGGATGTGGTATTTACCGATCACAGAAAGGCTGAAGCGATTATATCAATCTGAGCGTACGGCTGGTCCAATGAGATGGCACGCAGAACATAGATCAAACGGAGAGATTACACATCCTTCAGATGCAGAAGCATGGAGGCATTTCCAATCTGTGTATCCAGATTTTGCGTATGAGCCAAGAAACGTGTACCTAGGATTATCTACAGATGGTTTCAACCCATTTGGAAAGCATGGAAGGCAATATTCATTGTGGCCAGTAATCGTAACACATTATAACTTACCGCCATCTTTGTGCATGCGTCGagagtttcttttccttttgattttggttCCCGGTCCAGATCATCCGAAGAGATCTCTTGATGTGTTTCTGCAACCGTTGATATATGAGCTGAAAATGTTATGGGATCATGGTGCTACAGCATATGACGTTTCAACCAAGCAGAATTTCCAGATGCGTGCAGCACTTATGTGGACGATTAGTGACTTTCCAGCTTATGGGATGCTATCTGGATGGTCAACTCATGGAAG CTCGTCACCTTTATCGGCGTTCGAGGACATTGTTTTGGAAGAATAA